In Bradyrhizobium guangxiense, the following are encoded in one genomic region:
- a CDS encoding polysaccharide biosynthesis/export family protein, whose product MDAPDSASVHENAAIVTEPSAPLPYVLMPINATVMQATNTITNATGMSFASVPGGHRDAPISIGDILTVTVFEAQAGGLFIPGEAGVRSGNFVDIPRQQVDQTGSINIPFADTIKVAGLTPRAVSAIIRDRLKERAIEPQVVVAVAEQRGNQVSVLGEANSPSRFPIDPGGLRLLAAIARAGGPKYPDYEVTVTLKRAGKTYSQYLAAIVRRPPEDILLAPGDVIFLTRVPRVFMAFGSTPTPGSIGGTNNRRFTFENYDMSLAEALAKAGGLDGSRANSKSVFVYRFEPKQLLENVGLEVRGFPTALVPAVYKFDMSKPDGWFQADSFRVRDHDVISVAESPSTEFIKLMAPLDAATANAANINSIVNSK is encoded by the coding sequence ATGGACGCGCCCGACTCCGCTTCGGTCCACGAGAACGCCGCGATCGTCACGGAGCCGTCAGCGCCGCTTCCCTATGTCCTGATGCCCATCAACGCCACCGTGATGCAGGCCACCAACACGATCACCAATGCGACCGGCATGTCGTTCGCATCCGTGCCCGGAGGCCATCGCGACGCGCCGATCAGTATCGGTGACATTCTGACCGTCACAGTCTTCGAGGCGCAAGCAGGTGGATTGTTCATTCCTGGCGAAGCAGGCGTCAGGTCGGGCAATTTCGTCGACATACCGCGACAGCAGGTCGATCAGACCGGCAGCATCAATATTCCTTTCGCGGACACGATCAAAGTCGCGGGATTAACGCCGCGCGCGGTTTCCGCGATCATCCGCGATCGACTTAAGGAGCGCGCAATCGAGCCACAGGTCGTTGTGGCGGTCGCGGAGCAGCGCGGAAATCAGGTCAGCGTGCTTGGCGAGGCCAATTCACCCTCGCGCTTCCCGATCGACCCGGGCGGGCTTCGGCTGTTGGCGGCAATCGCCAGAGCGGGAGGGCCGAAATATCCCGACTACGAGGTCACCGTCACGCTGAAGCGCGCCGGGAAGACGTACAGCCAATACCTCGCCGCCATCGTTCGACGACCGCCCGAAGACATCTTGCTGGCGCCTGGCGATGTGATCTTCCTGACGCGCGTTCCGCGCGTGTTCATGGCGTTCGGATCGACACCTACCCCCGGCTCCATCGGCGGAACGAACAACCGTCGCTTCACGTTCGAGAACTACGATATGTCACTCGCGGAAGCGCTTGCGAAAGCGGGCGGCCTCGACGGAAGCCGTGCCAACTCAAAGTCTGTGTTCGTCTACCGGTTCGAGCCGAAGCAATTGTTGGAAAACGTTGGTCTCGAGGTCAGAGGCTTTCCGACGGCGCTGGTGCCTGCCGTCTACAAGTTCGACATGAGCAAGCCTGATGGCTGGTTCCAGGCGGATTCGTTCAGAGTGCGCGATCACGATGTGATTTCGGTCGCCGAGTCGCCTTCGACTGAATTCATCAAGCTCATGGCGCCGCTGGATGCCGCGACAGCCAACGCGGCGAACATCAACTCCATCGTGAACTCGAAGTGA
- a CDS encoding metallophosphoesterase family protein, giving the protein MMPLFRSRPPKRKPTLPDGVRIYAISDIHGCTLLLEPMLRVIDADLARSKPRHAIEVFLGDYIDRGPDARSTLDVLVKRSRRANTVFLKGNHEALLATALRSPDLLDDWLRVGGAQTLTSYGVSLSHPTPEQEERVALLRQFARVLPPDHVEFLRNLRPSFTCGDFFFVHAGIRPGVPLSEQRETDLLWIREEFLQSDERFSKYIVHGHTPVRNAQLLSNRANIDTGAYATGNLTLMSIQGTSMLAV; this is encoded by the coding sequence ATGATGCCGCTTTTTCGATCGCGTCCACCGAAGCGGAAGCCCACGCTGCCGGACGGGGTCCGCATCTACGCCATCTCCGACATACACGGGTGCACCCTTTTGCTCGAGCCGATGCTGCGGGTGATCGATGCCGATCTCGCCCGGAGCAAGCCACGGCATGCGATCGAGGTGTTTTTGGGCGACTACATCGACCGCGGGCCCGATGCCCGATCGACCCTCGACGTTCTGGTGAAGCGCAGCCGGCGGGCCAACACCGTGTTCTTAAAGGGAAATCACGAGGCTCTCTTGGCCACGGCGCTGCGCAGCCCCGACTTGCTGGACGATTGGCTCCGCGTGGGTGGAGCCCAAACACTGACGTCCTATGGCGTTTCACTGTCTCATCCGACACCCGAGCAAGAGGAGCGAGTCGCTTTACTGCGCCAATTCGCCCGCGTCTTGCCGCCGGATCATGTCGAGTTCCTGCGCAACCTGCGGCCATCGTTCACCTGCGGGGATTTCTTCTTCGTGCACGCCGGCATACGACCAGGCGTGCCTTTATCCGAGCAGCGAGAGACCGACCTGTTGTGGATCCGCGAAGAATTCCTCCAGAGTGATGAACGCTTCAGCAAATACATCGTGCACGGCCATACTCCAGTGCGCAACGCGCAGTTGCTGTCGAACCGAGCCAATATCGACACGGGCGCTTATGCGACAGGCAATCTTACGCTGATGAGCATCCAGGGCACGAGCATGCTCGCGGTTTGA
- a CDS encoding undecaprenyl-phosphate glucose phosphotransferase: MAVATYGTEDVYSVSLARGTVLQRPFQVFIIAADFLVVLICYVVASFLYSASFGLPLEPASLGPGTIVGLAFVTMGYFQGIYDTHRLLRLVWQLRKGVMIWSAALTVLAVAAFLLKSTDNLSRGTVIIFAGVGGIGLMSVRFAWQYALGSSFAKGRLVDRKVVLLSLKPLDFTSSRFKDLRKNGFDVVRHFVLSGDGGGNHWETQIRDVIREARVADIDEYLLAVDWSELPVLQKLGKHLRAVSQPVRLLPDGPIADLVSRPFLPVSGTVAIELQRPPLTVFERLQKRCLDIGLALFGLIVLAPLLLTVCVLIKLDSRGTIIFRQWRRGCNGKPFEIWKFRTMTVSENGHTVTQATKGDARVTRFGRFLRMTSIDELPQLWNVLRGDMSLVGPRPHALAHDNYYDELIRNYIYRHHVKPGLTGWAQVNGFRGETPTIDLMEKRVEYDVWYVGNWSIWLDLKILARTASAVIFQEAY; this comes from the coding sequence ATGGCTGTTGCAACTTACGGTACCGAGGACGTCTACTCCGTCTCTCTCGCGCGCGGCACGGTTCTTCAAAGACCGTTTCAGGTCTTCATCATCGCCGCCGATTTCCTGGTGGTGTTGATCTGCTATGTCGTCGCATCTTTCCTATACAGCGCTTCTTTCGGGTTGCCGCTTGAACCGGCCTCGCTGGGTCCTGGAACGATCGTTGGTCTGGCATTCGTCACGATGGGGTACTTCCAGGGTATCTACGACACGCATCGTCTGTTGAGGCTCGTCTGGCAGTTGCGCAAGGGCGTCATGATCTGGTCGGCCGCGTTGACGGTTCTCGCCGTTGCTGCATTCCTGCTGAAATCAACGGATAACCTGTCTCGCGGCACCGTCATCATTTTCGCAGGCGTCGGTGGCATCGGGCTGATGAGCGTTCGCTTTGCCTGGCAGTACGCCCTGGGCTCGAGCTTTGCGAAAGGACGCTTGGTCGATCGGAAAGTCGTCCTGCTCAGCCTGAAGCCGCTCGACTTCACCTCGAGCCGGTTCAAGGACCTCCGCAAAAATGGCTTCGACGTGGTGCGCCACTTCGTGTTGAGCGGCGATGGCGGCGGGAATCACTGGGAGACACAGATTCGCGATGTGATCCGCGAGGCTCGCGTGGCGGACATCGATGAATATCTTCTGGCCGTCGACTGGAGCGAGCTGCCGGTGCTGCAGAAGCTCGGCAAGCACTTGCGTGCAGTGTCCCAGCCGGTGCGCCTGCTTCCCGACGGTCCGATCGCGGACCTGGTCTCGCGTCCTTTCCTGCCCGTCAGCGGCACCGTTGCAATCGAGCTTCAGCGACCCCCGCTGACCGTGTTCGAGCGATTGCAGAAGCGCTGTCTCGACATCGGGCTTGCGCTGTTCGGCTTGATCGTTCTGGCGCCCTTGCTGTTGACCGTTTGCGTTCTGATCAAGCTGGATTCTCGGGGGACGATCATCTTCCGCCAGTGGCGCCGCGGGTGCAATGGCAAGCCGTTCGAGATCTGGAAGTTTCGAACGATGACCGTTAGCGAGAACGGACACACGGTGACTCAAGCCACGAAGGGCGATGCGCGCGTGACCAGGTTTGGGCGCTTCCTTCGCATGACGAGCATCGACGAACTGCCCCAGCTCTGGAACGTACTACGCGGCGATATGTCTTTGGTCGGCCCGCGTCCGCACGCGCTGGCGCACGATAATTACTATGACGAACTCATCCGCAATTACATCTATCGTCATCACGTGAAACCGGGCCTGACTGGCTGGGCACAGGTCAATGGCTTTCGCGGCGAGACGCCGACGATCGATCTAATGGAAAAGCGCGTGGAATACGACGTTTGGTACGTCGGCAACTGGAGCATCTGGCTCGACCTGAAGATTCTGGCGCGCACGGCGTCGGCCGTCATCTTTCAGGAGGCATACTAG
- a CDS encoding AAA family ATPase has protein sequence MYQPREHFQSGHRFGIEFGGAVLSFERVADVLRRQWPIVAACTGASLALVIVYLVLAQPMYTANARIMMDTRQTQVLDKDSNTSSALIDTGYVDSQVEVINSDDLILSVVRRLKLTEDPEFNGSNPGLLSIILGKVTALFSSSEPASQDRIEHAVVEQVQKNLRTERVLTTYVLSLNYRARTPDKAAKIANAIANAYLVGALEAKYQSTKRATEWLQQRSIELSEQATASDRAVQTFKAEHNIVGTSRGLMSEQQLSDLNTQLVQARAATAEAKARLDRITAISEQDVAQSTVTDALNNSVITRLRAQYLDLAAQYADLSRRYGKTHGAAVNLANKMQELRKNIADELHRIGDAYSSDYEIAKSREASLETNVKELVAQAGHTGQAEVKLRDLESAADTYRNLYNNFLEKLQSATQNQSFPLSEARLISTATNPDRKSSPRTVLALVGGLVGGLCLGFGVAFGRELLSDVLRTPGEVEDELGVKCLGVLPDIRPSTTTGALLSTSSKTSPADLSRYVVDHPFSRFAETLRNIKVSIDVARLTREIKVIGIVSSLPKEGKTTVAANFAQLIALTGHRVVLIDGDLHTRSLTRVLAPNAKTGLVEALNDPASLGYHVQRSKETGLDFLPSVVASRMVNSADIVGSKAMAELLKVLREHYEYIVIDLAPVMPVADAKAVSLLIDAMVYVIEWGQTTRSALQESVSGSEILQKKLLGAVLNRANPKMLKRIEAYKGKHHNSYYVEHA, from the coding sequence ATGTATCAGCCCAGAGAACATTTCCAGTCGGGACACCGATTCGGCATCGAGTTCGGCGGAGCCGTCCTCAGCTTCGAACGCGTGGCCGACGTCCTGCGCCGCCAATGGCCGATCGTCGCGGCATGCACCGGCGCGTCGCTGGCCCTGGTGATCGTCTATCTGGTCCTGGCGCAACCGATGTACACGGCGAATGCCCGTATCATGATGGATACGCGTCAGACACAGGTTCTGGACAAGGACAGCAACACCAGCAGCGCCCTCATCGACACCGGCTACGTCGACAGCCAGGTCGAGGTCATCAACTCGGACGACCTGATCTTGTCGGTCGTCCGTCGACTGAAGCTGACGGAGGACCCGGAGTTCAACGGCTCGAACCCCGGCCTGCTCTCCATCATCCTCGGCAAGGTGACGGCGCTGTTCAGCTCCAGCGAGCCTGCGAGCCAGGACCGAATCGAACATGCGGTGGTGGAGCAGGTTCAGAAGAACCTGAGGACGGAGCGCGTCCTGACGACCTATGTTCTGTCGCTCAACTATCGCGCGCGGACGCCGGACAAGGCCGCCAAGATCGCCAACGCCATCGCCAATGCCTATCTCGTCGGCGCCCTGGAAGCCAAATACCAGTCCACCAAGCGGGCCACCGAGTGGCTTCAACAGCGCAGCATCGAACTGAGCGAGCAGGCGACGGCCAGCGACCGCGCCGTGCAGACCTTCAAGGCCGAGCACAACATCGTCGGGACCAGCCGCGGCCTGATGTCCGAGCAGCAATTGTCGGACCTGAACACGCAGCTGGTTCAAGCGCGGGCAGCAACGGCCGAGGCCAAGGCCCGTCTCGACCGGATCACCGCGATCTCGGAACAGGACGTCGCGCAATCGACGGTGACCGACGCTCTCAACAACTCGGTCATCACGCGCCTGCGCGCCCAATATCTCGATCTCGCCGCGCAATATGCAGACCTGTCGAGGCGCTACGGCAAAACCCATGGCGCGGCGGTCAACCTCGCCAACAAGATGCAGGAGCTCCGCAAGAACATTGCCGACGAGCTTCACCGGATCGGGGACGCCTATAGCAGCGACTATGAAATCGCCAAGAGTCGAGAGGCTTCCCTGGAGACGAATGTGAAGGAGCTGGTCGCCCAGGCCGGTCATACCGGGCAGGCGGAAGTCAAACTCCGGGATCTGGAGAGCGCCGCCGACACCTATCGCAACCTCTACAACAACTTCCTGGAAAAACTGCAAAGCGCCACCCAGAACCAGAGCTTCCCGCTGAGCGAGGCGCGCCTCATCAGCACCGCCACCAACCCGGATCGCAAGAGTTCGCCGCGCACTGTTCTGGCGCTGGTGGGCGGCCTTGTGGGCGGCCTCTGCCTCGGCTTTGGCGTCGCATTCGGGCGTGAACTGCTCAGCGACGTCTTGCGGACCCCTGGCGAGGTCGAAGATGAGCTCGGCGTCAAGTGTCTCGGCGTTCTGCCCGACATTCGCCCGTCGACGACGACCGGCGCGCTGCTTTCGACGTCATCCAAGACCAGCCCGGCCGATCTGTCCCGCTACGTCGTCGATCATCCATTCTCGCGGTTTGCCGAGACGCTGCGCAACATCAAGGTGTCGATCGACGTTGCGCGCCTGACCCGCGAGATCAAGGTGATCGGCATCGTGTCTTCGCTTCCCAAGGAAGGAAAGACGACGGTGGCGGCGAACTTCGCCCAGTTGATTGCCCTCACCGGCCATCGCGTCGTCCTGATTGACGGCGATCTGCACACGCGCTCGCTCACCCGGGTGCTCGCTCCGAACGCCAAGACGGGACTGGTGGAAGCCCTCAACGACCCTGCGAGCCTCGGCTACCATGTGCAGCGAAGCAAGGAGACGGGTCTGGATTTCCTGCCCTCCGTCGTCGCGTCCCGAATGGTCAATTCGGCCGACATCGTCGGCTCGAAGGCGATGGCCGAACTGCTCAAGGTGCTGAGGGAGCACTACGAGTACATCGTGATCGACCTCGCCCCGGTGATGCCGGTGGCGGACGCAAAGGCCGTCAGCCTCCTGATCGACGCCATGGTCTACGTGATCGAATGGGGACAGACGACACGAAGCGCTCTTCAGGAGTCGGTTTCCGGGTCGGAAATCCTCCAGAAGAAGCTGCTTGGCGCCGTGCTCAACCGCGCCAACCCGAAGATGCTCAAGCGCATCGAGGCGTACAAGGGCAAGCACCACAACAGCTACTACGTCGAGCACGCATAG
- a CDS encoding acyltransferase family protein — protein sequence MTELVHREKAHVLPLDSIRGIAATSVVIHHLLLMPTFLAVFPHNAWINCSFFRSSWLLVDLFFVLSGIVMSLSYVESDFGRFSLREFMVRRLARVYPLHIVMLMANLLFRLLRISLVMAGVVVAAPAAFEGNNAYSFVLNVLLLHSMGFIDYLSWNAPSWSISVEFYTYLVFGLIVLFAQRMRSLLCFYVLCGALAVGSLVFIIFVLDKRSLGLQTDFGILRCFVSFFLGVLTVRIVDRLPAKPGPAVQGALQFVAMIASVVLVSVAETNPASTFLAPVTFAIFLGSLLAFPDALLVPRILVAKPLVWLGKRSYSIYMVHALVVLLAEYFVRGVGAGRIGALDSVWAGLPATLNLVVSLAAVLAVSHLTYLYIEIPGGRLMRNLLGSRRDFARSPARSARLTN from the coding sequence GTGACGGAGTTGGTTCATCGTGAGAAGGCGCATGTCCTGCCGCTCGACAGCATCCGGGGCATCGCCGCGACATCGGTGGTGATTCACCATCTGCTGCTGATGCCGACGTTCCTCGCGGTGTTCCCGCACAATGCGTGGATCAACTGCTCATTCTTCAGAAGCTCCTGGCTGCTGGTCGATCTTTTCTTCGTCCTCAGCGGCATCGTGATGTCGCTCAGCTACGTCGAGAGCGATTTCGGGCGCTTCTCGCTGCGCGAGTTCATGGTCCGTCGCCTGGCGCGGGTCTATCCGCTGCACATCGTCATGCTGATGGCGAATCTGTTGTTTCGCCTCCTGCGTATCAGCCTGGTCATGGCTGGCGTCGTCGTGGCCGCGCCGGCGGCGTTCGAGGGGAACAATGCCTATTCCTTCGTTCTCAACGTCCTCTTGCTGCACTCGATGGGCTTCATCGACTATCTCAGCTGGAATGCGCCAAGTTGGAGCATCAGCGTCGAGTTCTACACCTATCTGGTGTTTGGCCTGATCGTGCTCTTTGCCCAGCGCATGCGCTCCTTGCTCTGCTTCTACGTTCTCTGCGGCGCGCTCGCGGTCGGGAGCCTGGTCTTCATCATCTTCGTGCTCGACAAGAGGAGCCTTGGCCTTCAGACCGACTTCGGCATCCTGCGCTGTTTCGTGAGCTTTTTCCTGGGAGTGCTGACGGTCAGGATCGTCGATCGCCTGCCTGCTAAGCCGGGTCCTGCCGTGCAGGGCGCGCTGCAATTCGTCGCCATGATCGCCAGCGTCGTGCTGGTGTCCGTGGCGGAGACCAATCCGGCGTCGACCTTCCTCGCTCCCGTGACGTTCGCGATCTTCCTTGGCAGCTTGCTGGCGTTCCCGGATGCGCTGTTAGTGCCGCGGATCCTGGTGGCCAAGCCGCTGGTCTGGCTTGGGAAACGATCCTACTCGATCTATATGGTGCATGCGCTCGTGGTATTGCTCGCCGAATATTTCGTGCGGGGCGTGGGGGCAGGGCGGATCGGCGCACTGGATTCGGTTTGGGCGGGGCTGCCGGCCACGTTGAATTTGGTGGTCTCGCTGGCCGCGGTCCTGGCAGTTTCGCACCTCACTTATCTCTACATCGAAATCCCCGGCGGCAGGTTGATGCGAAATCTGCTCGGAAGCCGTCGGGATTTCGCGCGATCTCCCGCGCGATCGGCGCGGCTGACGAACTGA
- a CDS encoding acyltransferase family protein — translation MHKRLAFIDTLRGIAVLSVLVQHVFEIIVEKHPTGAYYWPIHDVFGYYMNFGRFGVVLFFFVSGFVIPFSFPDSATPVRDFSISRFFRLYPAYWTSLVVGLVTMQLLESKIYPVGQVAANVTMLQTFINVPNLWVFYWTLAIELLFYVGCTILFAMGLLNRRFTAVTIVLAAALIGTTAALLVENRTVSSVMEVGLNLSAMFLGKIVRDTVIGGKLRWTHVAVCTLLYAIFAIALSDRRFGGVYHENFFYSYSIGSAYVCAALVFIGFAVFGEKMAWRPMAFVGVISYSVYLMSPFVIVFIHRLVWFGDGPLGWSIFLAVILALSLLVSWMTFAFVEKPSIAFGHRFRSARRNKVVLEPALSTQGAAE, via the coding sequence ATGCATAAACGGCTCGCATTCATCGACACGCTGCGCGGCATTGCCGTGTTGTCGGTCCTGGTCCAGCACGTATTCGAGATCATCGTCGAAAAGCATCCGACGGGCGCCTATTACTGGCCCATTCACGACGTGTTCGGCTACTACATGAATTTCGGCCGGTTCGGCGTCGTGCTGTTCTTCTTCGTCAGCGGCTTCGTCATTCCATTCAGCTTTCCGGACAGCGCCACGCCCGTGCGGGATTTCTCGATCAGCCGCTTCTTCCGGCTCTATCCGGCCTACTGGACCTCGCTCGTGGTCGGGCTGGTGACGATGCAGCTGTTGGAGTCGAAGATCTATCCGGTCGGGCAGGTCGCCGCGAACGTGACGATGTTGCAGACCTTCATCAACGTCCCGAACCTCTGGGTATTCTACTGGACGTTGGCGATCGAGTTGCTGTTCTATGTTGGATGCACCATTCTCTTTGCGATGGGGCTGCTGAACCGGCGCTTCACAGCGGTGACGATTGTTCTCGCAGCCGCGCTAATCGGAACCACCGCTGCACTGCTGGTGGAGAACCGGACCGTTTCCTCGGTGATGGAGGTCGGGTTGAACCTGTCGGCCATGTTCCTGGGCAAGATCGTTCGCGATACCGTCATCGGCGGAAAGCTGCGATGGACCCACGTGGCCGTCTGCACCCTTCTATATGCGATCTTCGCCATCGCGCTGTCCGACCGGCGGTTCGGAGGCGTGTATCACGAGAACTTTTTCTACAGCTACTCGATCGGATCGGCTTATGTCTGCGCGGCGCTGGTGTTCATCGGCTTTGCCGTGTTCGGCGAGAAGATGGCATGGCGTCCGATGGCATTCGTCGGTGTGATCAGCTATTCGGTCTATCTGATGTCGCCGTTCGTGATCGTCTTCATCCACCGCCTCGTCTGGTTCGGCGATGGCCCGCTCGGATGGTCGATCTTTCTGGCTGTGATCCTGGCGCTATCGCTTCTTGTCAGCTGGATGACGTTTGCCTTCGTGGAGAAGCCCAGTATTGCCTTTGGGCACAGGTTCCGCTCTGCGCGCCGAAACAAGGTGGTTCTCGAGCCAGCGCTCAGCACGCAAGGCGCCGCAGAGTGA
- a CDS encoding acyltransferase family protein: MSGTAHQPGVAYDGSFVPSVQGLRGIAALSVLMDHFYDMPKGGVYDMPDPGFLPSLWPWLQSVINVGGHGVELFFMISGFLIPASLVRHGSLPRFFFDRVLRIMPVFVVLHLALFAIGPIVAYKFFRGIDLTSYLGIFAANLFFVQDALGLPIAQQNAWTLTYEWAFYIWFAATFSMLRIGGKLLAAPLILLGIACLLHWPITAFFCIGMLFSATGFRISIPGRLGLIAGLACGAAMYASLVLFHPFVGLLPGFLLFGMVLAPESGLGKALSAPALQYVGKISYSLYLVHPFVLFPLQVIGLKLVAAGVDRWLLWAAFIGLGLVMSLVASAISYELIEVRLRRLLDGAIRGMFFRPLKIGQSV, encoded by the coding sequence GTGAGCGGGACTGCGCACCAGCCGGGCGTCGCCTACGACGGGTCGTTCGTTCCGTCGGTCCAGGGGCTTCGCGGCATTGCGGCGCTCAGCGTGCTGATGGATCATTTCTACGACATGCCGAAGGGCGGCGTGTACGACATGCCGGATCCCGGATTCCTGCCGTCGCTCTGGCCCTGGCTGCAGTCGGTGATCAACGTCGGCGGGCATGGTGTCGAGCTGTTCTTCATGATCAGCGGCTTCCTGATTCCGGCGAGCTTGGTGCGGCACGGGTCGCTGCCGCGGTTCTTCTTCGATCGCGTCCTGCGCATCATGCCGGTGTTCGTCGTCCTGCATCTGGCGCTGTTCGCGATAGGTCCGATCGTCGCTTACAAGTTCTTCCGTGGGATCGATCTGACCAGCTATCTCGGGATCTTCGCGGCCAATCTGTTCTTCGTGCAGGACGCGCTCGGCCTGCCCATTGCCCAGCAGAATGCCTGGACGCTGACCTATGAGTGGGCGTTCTACATCTGGTTTGCCGCGACGTTTTCGATGCTGCGCATCGGCGGCAAGTTGCTGGCCGCGCCCTTGATCCTGCTCGGCATCGCCTGCCTCCTGCATTGGCCGATCACGGCGTTCTTCTGCATCGGCATGCTATTTAGTGCGACGGGCTTTCGTATCTCGATTCCCGGGCGCCTCGGCTTGATCGCTGGCCTTGCTTGCGGAGCGGCGATGTATGCGAGCCTGGTGTTGTTTCACCCGTTCGTGGGGCTCCTTCCCGGCTTCCTGCTGTTCGGCATGGTGCTTGCTCCGGAGTCGGGCCTCGGCAAGGCTCTGAGTGCGCCGGCCCTGCAGTATGTCGGCAAGATCAGCTACAGCCTTTATCTCGTGCATCCCTTCGTGCTGTTCCCCTTGCAGGTGATCGGCCTGAAGCTGGTCGCCGCCGGCGTCGATCGCTGGCTGCTGTGGGCTGCCTTTATCGGACTCGGGCTGGTGATGTCACTGGTCGCGAGCGCGATCAGCTATGAGTTGATCGA